One segment of Haliotis asinina isolate JCU_RB_2024 chromosome 12, JCU_Hal_asi_v2, whole genome shotgun sequence DNA contains the following:
- the LOC137257515 gene encoding linear primary-alkylsulfatase-like codes for MANTGVVVALILLVVAFGGNWLWSRQSRKEQTERLVSGARAPDLLKEQSNVFNKKEILQLNDLAQLVESTDADRWPYVVTPNVYSAIGFAIANSIMIVGDDCIIIVDVTESVAAGREILAAFRNITSKPVKAIIYTHNYPDHTYGDQGFVEKDQPRPEIWAHRSILPEFQAFFYTSPIGYQRALRQFGVLTPNHINSGIGMKMRVTEKGQESGLIFPTKMFVGTERDITVAGVNMKLVHIPGETPDQIGVWLPDQKVFLCADDVYRAFPNLYAIRGTKSRSLLDWTSSLDKIIDLEPHYLVPSHTRPLEGANVILSLLTCYRDAIQFVHDQTVRFMNKGLLPDEIATKVRLPEHLATHPYLIELYGTVEWSVKGVFNTYMGWFSGDPVDLSPLTPDELANRYVDLGGGVERCVAAAQEALDKGDHRWALTLASHVIRVDQQNTAARRIASLCMTALGNQQISSNGRNYYFTSALEVLGEVNTKIDGNRRVGLIRIVPMTTLFSLMRVRFIPETCPNTNTTVLFEFTDSKMFISLTVRNSIVLIGDRPLTSYQIKVKTTETVWREIAISKMAALKSYATGQMAVEGGLVNFQNVMSCFEKD; via the exons ATGGCGAACACTGGTGTTGTTGTCGCCCTCATCCTCTTGGTGGTGGCGTTCGGGGGCAACTGGCTGTGGTCAAGACAGAGCAGGAAGGAGCAGACAGAGAGACTGGTGAGCGGTGCTCGCGCTCCGGACCTTCTGAAGGAACAATCGAATGTCTTCAACAAGAAAGAGATCCTCCAGTTAAATGACTTGGCTCAGTTGGTTGAGAGTACGGATGCAGATCGGTGGCCTTATGTg GTAACACCCAACGTATACTCTGCCATCGGCTTTGCCATCGCCAACTCCATCATGATCGTCGGCGACGACTGCATCATCATTGTTGATGTCACGGAGAGCGTGGCTGCTGGGAGGGAGATTCTCGCCGCCTTCAGAAACATCACCAGCAAGCCAGTCAAAGCCATCATCTACACTCACAACTACCCCGACCACACATACGGAG ATCAGGGGTTTGTTGAGAAGGACCAACCGAGACCAGAAATCTGGGCACATCGTAGCATCTTGCCCGAGTTCCAAGCCTTCTTCTACACCTCCCCGATAGGGTATCAGCGAGCCTTGAGACAGTTTGGGGTGCTCACCCCGAACCACATCAATTCCGGTATAGGAATGAAAATGAGAGTGACAGAGAAAGGACAAGAATCTGGCCTCATCTTCCCAACTAAGATGTTTGTAGGGACAGAGAGAGACATTACTGTGGCAG GTGTTAACATGAAGCTTGTCCACATTCCCGGAGAGACTCCGGACCAGATAGGGGTATGGCTGCCAGACCAGAAGGTGTTCCTGTGCGCTGACGACGTATACCGAGCCTTTCCCAACCTCTACGCCATCAGGGGTACGAAGTCGCGCAGTCTACTAGATTGGACATCCTCACTGGACAAGATTATTGACCTTGAACCTCACTACCTCGTCCCGAGTCACACACGGCCGCTAGAGGGCGCTAATGTCATCTTGTCACTGCTGACCTGTTATCGAGACGCCATCCAGTTTGTTCATGATCAGACTGTTAGATTCATGAACAAAGGCTTACTGCCGGATGAAATTGCTACAAAGGTCCGTCTACCAGAACATCTAGCAACACATCCCTATCTGATAGAACTGTACGGCACCGTCGAGTGGTCCGTTAAAGGCGTCTTTAATACATACATGGGTTGGTTCAGTGGTGACCCGGTTGACCTTTCACCTTTGACCCCAGACGAACTAGCCAATAGGTATGTAGATCTGGGTGGCGGTGTTGAGAGATGTGTGGCTGCAGCACAAGAAGCACTTGATAAAGGAGATCACAGATGGGCCTTGACCTTGGCCTCCCATGTCATTAGAGTAGACCAACAGAACACGGCTGCGCGACGAATTGCCTCCCTTTGCATGACAGCTCTTGGTAATCAGCAAATCAGCTCAAATGGTCGTAACTATTATTTCACGTCAGCATTGGAAGTTCTTGGAGAAGTGAATACAAAGATAGACGGCAACCGTAGAGTAGGCTTGATCAGAATCGTTCCTATGACAACGCTGTTCAGTCTGATGCGGGTTCGGTTTATACCAGAAACATGCCCAAATACCaacacaactgttttgtttgaATTTACTGACTCTAAAATGTTTATTTCCTTAACCGTGCGAAACTCCATCGTTCTTATCGGTGACAGACCGTTAACGTCATATCAAATCAAGGTCAAGACGACCGAGACAGTGTGGCGTGAAATAGCCATCAGCAAGATGGCCGCCTTGAAGTCATACGCCACTGGGCAGATGGCGGTCGAAGGTGGACTGGTCAACTTCCAAAATGTCATGTCCTGCTTCGAAAAGGATTAG